From Lysobacter silvisoli, the proteins below share one genomic window:
- a CDS encoding phosphoglycerate mutase yields the protein MGAPHVTLLLPERERYGGQRLSEDLGRRLARADRSQRTGDALARVLDVLPRGWPVAAATRQRDAGDAAHAAWLRADPAYVRPDINGARLLAYGQALHLDAAEAAEFVRPLKPLFGDAGFPIDAPAPSRWYLRLPAGARLPAFDSPETALGADLFEHLPDAADASAEGRRWRALLSEAQVLLHNHPRNAQRIAAGLAPVNSLWFWGAGVLPDHVRSDYARICSDDEALTALGALAGAAVAGLPPRWAAGEGSTAIDLRRSRDLDALQRDWLAPLCAQLDAGELARIELDFADGSAYALARGQGWRFWRRPLRSPQP from the coding sequence ATGGGCGCCCCCCACGTCACCCTGCTGCTGCCCGAGCGCGAACGCTACGGCGGCCAGCGCCTGAGCGAAGACCTGGGCCGCCGCCTCGCGCGCGCGGACCGGTCGCAGCGCACCGGCGACGCGCTCGCGCGCGTGCTCGACGTGCTGCCGCGCGGCTGGCCGGTGGCCGCGGCCACGCGCCAGCGCGACGCCGGCGACGCCGCCCACGCGGCCTGGCTGCGCGCCGATCCGGCCTATGTGCGGCCGGATATCAACGGCGCGCGCCTGCTCGCCTACGGCCAGGCCTTGCACCTGGATGCGGCCGAGGCCGCCGAATTCGTGCGTCCGCTCAAGCCGCTGTTCGGCGACGCCGGTTTCCCCATCGACGCGCCTGCGCCGTCGCGCTGGTACCTGCGCCTGCCGGCCGGCGCGCGCCTGCCGGCGTTCGACTCGCCGGAGACCGCGCTCGGCGCCGACCTGTTCGAGCACCTGCCCGACGCCGCCGACGCCAGCGCCGAGGGCCGGCGCTGGCGCGCGCTGCTCAGCGAGGCCCAGGTGCTGCTGCACAACCACCCGCGCAACGCCCAACGCATCGCCGCTGGCCTGGCGCCGGTGAACTCGCTGTGGTTCTGGGGCGCGGGCGTGCTGCCCGACCACGTGCGCAGCGACTACGCGCGCATCTGCAGCGACGACGAAGCCCTGACCGCGCTGGGGGCGCTGGCCGGCGCCGCCGTCGCCGGCCTGCCGCCGCGTTGGGCGGCGGGCGAGGGCAGCACCGCGATCGACCTGCGCCGCTCGCGCGATCTGGACGCCTTGCAGCGCGACTGGCTGGCGCCGCTGTGCGCGCAGCTGGACGCCGGCGAGCTCGCGCGCATCGAACTGGATTTCGCCGACGGCAGCGCCTACGCGCTGGCGCGCGGCCAAGGCTGGCGCTTCTGGCGCCGGCCGCTGCGTTCGCCGCAGCCATGA
- the greA gene encoding transcription elongation factor GreA — MRAPITVKGAQRLRAELDELKSVKRPAVINAIAEARAHGDLKENAEYHAAREQQSFIEGRIKQLESELSHAQLIDVATLNAGSKIVFGATVELTDVDTDEEHTYQIVGDLEADIKQGLIAISSPVARALIGKHEGDSVVIEAPGGTREYEIVGVSYAG, encoded by the coding sequence ATGAGAGCACCGATCACGGTGAAGGGCGCGCAGCGCCTGCGCGCGGAACTGGATGAGCTGAAGTCGGTCAAGCGGCCGGCCGTGATCAATGCGATCGCCGAAGCCCGCGCCCACGGCGACCTGAAGGAAAACGCCGAGTACCACGCCGCGCGCGAACAGCAGAGTTTCATCGAAGGCCGGATCAAGCAGCTCGAGTCCGAGCTCTCGCACGCCCAGCTGATCGACGTGGCCACGCTCAACGCCGGTTCCAAGATCGTGTTCGGCGCCACCGTCGAACTGACCGACGTGGACACCGACGAAGAGCACACCTACCAGATCGTCGGCGACCTGGAAGCGGACATCAAACAGGGTCTGATCGCGATCTCCTCGCCGGTGGCGCGCGCCCTGATCGGCAAGCACGAGGGCGACAGCGTCGTCATCGAGGCGCCGGGCGGCACCCGCGAGTACGAAATCGTCGGCGTGAGCTACGCCGGCTGA
- the carB gene encoding carbamoyl-phosphate synthase large subunit: MPKRTDIQTVLIIGAGPIVIGQACEFDYSGAQACKALRDEGYRVVLVNSNPATIMTDPNMADAVYIEPINWQTVEKIIAKEKPDALLPTMGGQTALNCALDLADNGVLEKYGVELIGASREAIRMAEDRELFRVAMQEIGLECPKAEVARNFEQALEIQTKVGYPTIIRPSFTLGGTGGGIAYNKEEFEEIAKRGLELSPVHEILVEESVLGWKEFEMEVVRDKADNCIIVCSIENFDAMGVHTGDSITVAPAQTLTDKEYQRLRDASIAVLRKIGVDTGGSNVQFGINAQNGRVVVIEMNPRVSRSSALASKATGFPIAKIAAKLAVGYTLDELRNEITGGATPASFEPTIDYVVTKIPRFAFEKFPQADARLTTQMKSVGEVMAMGRTFQESLHKALRGLETGKVGLDPTGLDLSVADDVARLKRELKEPGPERMFYIGDAFRAGLSVEDVHALSFVDPWFLDQIEELIAAEREVADSGLAALDKARMRALKRMGFSDARLAQLTGTDETAVRTLRRAFGVRPVYKRVDSCAAEFATTTAYMYSTYEDECEAAPTNRDKIVVLGGGPNRIGQGIEFDYCCVHAALALREDGYETIMVNCNPETVSTDYDTSDRLYFEPLTLEDVLEIADLEKPKGVIVQYGGQTPLKLARALEANGVPIIGTTPDSIDLAEDRERFQKLVQELGLAQPLNRTARNPDEALLLAGQIGYPLVVRPSYVLGGRAMEIVYSDADLTRYIRDAVKVSNDSPVLLDRFLDNAVEVDVDVIADREGRVLIGGVMEHIEEAGVHSGDSSCSLPPYSLSAATQEKLREQVVALAKALKVVGLMNTQFAIQTDADGNETIYLIEVNPRASRTVPFVSKATGMALAKIAARCMVGQTLASQGAIEEIVPDYYSVKEAIFPFAKFQGVDPILGPEMRSTGEVMGVGKNFGAAMARAQEAGGIKAPPVGKVFVSVRDPDKQRVLPVAQELLRRGYGLVATRGTQAFLAEHGVACEVINKVTEGRPHIVDLIKNGEIVYIINTTEGRQAISDSFSIRREALQARVTYSTTVSGARALVNSLDYRGQGPVWSLQELHAQIQASA; the protein is encoded by the coding sequence ATGCCCAAGCGTACCGACATCCAAACCGTCCTCATCATCGGCGCCGGTCCGATCGTGATCGGACAGGCCTGCGAGTTCGACTACTCCGGCGCCCAGGCCTGCAAGGCCCTGCGCGACGAGGGCTACCGCGTGGTGCTGGTCAACAGCAACCCGGCCACGATCATGACCGACCCGAACATGGCCGACGCCGTGTACATCGAGCCGATCAACTGGCAGACGGTCGAGAAGATCATCGCCAAGGAAAAGCCCGACGCGCTGCTGCCGACCATGGGCGGCCAGACCGCGCTGAACTGCGCGCTGGACCTGGCCGACAACGGCGTGCTCGAGAAGTACGGCGTGGAGCTGATCGGCGCCTCGCGCGAGGCCATCCGCATGGCCGAAGACCGCGAGCTGTTCCGCGTGGCCATGCAGGAGATCGGCCTGGAGTGCCCCAAGGCCGAGGTCGCGCGCAACTTCGAGCAGGCCCTGGAGATCCAGACCAAGGTCGGCTACCCGACCATCATCCGCCCCAGCTTCACCCTGGGCGGCACCGGCGGCGGCATCGCCTACAACAAGGAAGAGTTCGAGGAGATCGCCAAGCGCGGCCTGGAACTCTCGCCCGTGCACGAGATCCTGGTCGAGGAGTCGGTGCTGGGCTGGAAGGAGTTCGAGATGGAGGTGGTTCGCGACAAGGCGGACAACTGCATCATCGTCTGCTCGATCGAGAACTTCGACGCCATGGGCGTGCACACCGGCGACTCGATCACCGTGGCCCCGGCGCAGACCCTGACCGACAAGGAATACCAGCGCCTGCGCGACGCCTCGATCGCGGTGCTGCGCAAGATCGGCGTGGACACCGGCGGCTCCAACGTGCAGTTCGGCATCAACGCCCAGAACGGCCGCGTGGTGGTGATCGAGATGAACCCGCGCGTGTCGCGCTCCTCGGCGCTGGCGTCCAAGGCCACCGGCTTCCCGATCGCCAAGATCGCGGCCAAGCTGGCGGTGGGCTACACCCTGGACGAGCTGCGCAACGAGATCACCGGCGGCGCCACCCCGGCCTCGTTCGAGCCGACCATCGACTACGTGGTCACCAAGATCCCGCGCTTCGCCTTCGAGAAGTTCCCGCAGGCCGACGCGCGCCTGACCACGCAGATGAAGTCGGTGGGCGAGGTGATGGCCATGGGCCGTACCTTCCAGGAATCGCTGCACAAGGCCCTGCGCGGCCTGGAGACCGGCAAGGTCGGCCTGGACCCCACCGGTCTGGACCTGAGCGTCGCCGACGACGTGGCCCGGCTCAAGCGCGAGCTCAAGGAGCCCGGCCCGGAGCGCATGTTCTACATCGGCGACGCCTTCCGCGCCGGCCTGAGCGTGGAAGACGTGCACGCGCTGTCCTTCGTCGATCCCTGGTTCCTGGACCAGATCGAGGAACTGATCGCGGCCGAGCGCGAGGTGGCCGACAGCGGCCTGGCCGCGCTGGACAAGGCGCGCATGCGCGCGCTCAAGCGTATGGGCTTCTCCGACGCGCGCCTGGCCCAGCTCACCGGCACCGACGAAACCGCCGTGCGCACCCTGCGCCGCGCCTTCGGCGTGCGCCCGGTGTACAAGCGCGTGGACAGCTGCGCGGCCGAGTTCGCCACCACCACCGCCTACATGTACTCGACCTACGAGGACGAGTGCGAAGCCGCGCCGACCAACCGCGACAAGATCGTCGTGCTCGGCGGCGGCCCCAACCGCATCGGCCAGGGCATCGAGTTCGACTACTGCTGCGTGCACGCCGCGCTCGCCCTGCGCGAGGACGGCTACGAAACCATCATGGTCAACTGCAACCCGGAGACCGTGTCCACCGACTACGACACCTCCGACCGGCTGTACTTCGAGCCGCTGACCCTGGAAGACGTGCTGGAAATCGCCGACCTGGAAAAGCCCAAGGGCGTGATCGTGCAGTACGGCGGCCAGACCCCGCTGAAGCTGGCGCGCGCGCTGGAGGCCAACGGCGTGCCGATCATCGGCACCACGCCCGACAGCATCGACCTGGCCGAGGATCGCGAGCGCTTCCAGAAGCTGGTGCAGGAGCTCGGCCTGGCCCAGCCGCTGAACCGCACCGCGCGCAATCCGGACGAGGCCCTGCTACTGGCCGGCCAGATCGGCTACCCGCTGGTGGTGCGCCCGAGCTACGTGCTCGGCGGCCGCGCCATGGAGATCGTCTACTCCGACGCCGACCTGACCCGCTACATCCGCGACGCGGTCAAGGTGTCCAACGACTCGCCGGTGCTGCTGGACCGTTTCCTCGACAACGCCGTGGAAGTGGACGTGGACGTGATCGCCGACCGAGAAGGCCGGGTGCTGATCGGCGGCGTGATGGAGCACATCGAAGAGGCCGGCGTGCACTCGGGCGATTCGTCCTGCTCGCTGCCGCCGTACTCGCTGTCGGCGGCCACGCAGGAAAAGCTGCGCGAGCAGGTGGTGGCGCTGGCCAAGGCGCTCAAGGTCGTGGGCCTGATGAACACCCAGTTCGCGATCCAGACCGACGCCGACGGCAACGAGACCATCTACCTGATCGAGGTCAACCCGCGCGCCTCGCGTACGGTGCCGTTCGTGTCCAAGGCCACCGGCATGGCCCTGGCCAAGATCGCCGCGCGCTGCATGGTCGGCCAGACCCTGGCCTCGCAGGGCGCGATCGAGGAGATCGTGCCGGACTACTACTCGGTCAAGGAAGCGATCTTCCCGTTCGCCAAGTTCCAGGGCGTGGACCCGATCCTGGGCCCGGAAATGCGCTCCACCGGCGAGGTGATGGGCGTGGGCAAGAACTTCGGCGCGGCCATGGCGCGCGCGCAGGAAGCCGGCGGCATCAAGGCGCCGCCGGTGGGCAAGGTGTTCGTGTCGGTGCGCGACCCCGATAAGCAACGCGTGCTGCCGGTGGCGCAGGAGCTGCTGCGCCGCGGCTACGGCCTGGTCGCCACCCGCGGCACCCAGGCCTTCCTGGCCGAGCACGGCGTGGCCTGCGAGGTGATCAACAAGGTCACCGAAGGCCGCCCGCACATCGTCGACCTGATCAAGAACGGCGAAATCGTCTACATCATCAACACCACCGAAGGCCGCCAGGCGATCTCGGACTCGTTCTCGATCCGCCGCGAAGCGCTGCAGGCTCGAGTGACGTACTCGACCACCGTGTCGGGCGCGCGCGCGCTGGTGAACTCGCTGGACTACCGCGGCCAGGGCCCGGTGTGGTCGCTGCAGGAGCTGCACGCGCAGATCCAGGCCAGCGCTTGA
- a CDS encoding DUF6973 domain-containing protein → MAAASAPGKPKRRWRRWLAVAALLAVYPAFVLVAVYSRFFAADLPGGRNGPADAYRHSLASAVVAYTTSPRLVDLVTQVMERGGEGNRGRAMDAHNNRIGAQIGAAAADWPAMNAAVLQAVRAGAIDASEPDRITWLPPSDWQDRLY, encoded by the coding sequence ATGGCCGCCGCGTCCGCGCCGGGCAAGCCCAAGCGCCGCTGGCGCCGGTGGCTGGCCGTTGCTGCGCTGCTCGCGGTGTATCCGGCGTTCGTGCTGGTGGCGGTGTACTCGCGCTTCTTCGCCGCGGACCTGCCGGGTGGGCGCAACGGCCCGGCCGACGCCTACCGGCACAGCCTGGCCAGCGCGGTGGTCGCCTACACGACCTCGCCGCGGCTGGTGGACCTGGTCACCCAGGTCATGGAACGCGGCGGCGAAGGCAACCGCGGCCGCGCGATGGACGCGCACAACAACCGCATCGGCGCGCAGATCGGCGCCGCTGCCGCCGACTGGCCGGCGATGAACGCCGCGGTGCTGCAGGCCGTGCGCGCGGGCGCGATCGATGCGAGCGAGCCCGACCGCATCACCTGGCTGCCGCCCTCGGACTGGCAGGACCGCCTGTACTGA
- the carA gene encoding glutamine-hydrolyzing carbamoyl-phosphate synthase small subunit — protein MTQPAILALEDGTVFEGVSVGAPGLSVGEVVFNTAITGYQEILTDPSYARQLVTLTYPHVGNTGCTDQDDEAGQVWASGLIVRDVPRRPSNWRSQAALPQWLAERGVVAIADIDTRKLTRLLRDRGAQNGALMAGEGIDAARAIEAARKFPGLKGMDLAKDVSTRERYEWRDGQLDLDANAFVRAEPKFHVVAYDFGVKRNILRMLAERGCQVTVVPAQTAAADVLALNPDGVFLSNGPGDPEPCDYAIAAIKQFLARKIPTFGICLGHQLLGLAAGAKTLKMKFGHHGANHPVQDLDSGRVMITSQNHGFAVDETTLPANVRVIHRSLFDGSNQGIELTDAPAFSFQGHPEASPGPHDVAPLFDRFVASMAAAGRAS, from the coding sequence GTGACCCAACCCGCAATCCTCGCTCTCGAAGACGGCACCGTGTTCGAGGGCGTTTCCGTAGGCGCGCCCGGCCTCAGCGTCGGCGAAGTCGTATTCAACACCGCCATCACCGGCTACCAGGAAATCCTCACCGACCCGTCCTACGCGCGCCAGCTGGTTACGCTGACCTATCCGCACGTGGGTAACACCGGCTGCACCGACCAGGACGACGAGGCCGGCCAGGTCTGGGCCTCGGGCCTGATCGTGCGCGACGTGCCGCGGCGCCCCAGCAACTGGCGCAGCCAGGCCGCGCTGCCGCAGTGGCTGGCCGAGCGCGGCGTGGTCGCCATCGCCGACATCGACACCCGCAAGCTGACCCGGCTGCTGCGCGACCGCGGCGCCCAGAACGGCGCGCTGATGGCGGGCGAGGGCATCGACGCGGCCCGCGCCATCGAAGCCGCGCGCAAGTTCCCCGGCCTCAAGGGCATGGACCTGGCCAAGGACGTGAGCACCCGCGAGCGCTACGAATGGCGCGACGGCCAGCTGGACCTGGATGCCAACGCCTTCGTCCGGGCCGAGCCCAAGTTCCACGTGGTGGCTTACGACTTCGGCGTGAAGCGCAACATCCTGCGCATGCTGGCCGAGCGCGGCTGCCAGGTGACCGTGGTGCCGGCGCAGACCGCGGCCGCCGACGTGCTGGCGCTGAACCCCGACGGCGTATTCCTGTCCAACGGCCCCGGCGACCCGGAGCCCTGCGACTACGCGATCGCCGCGATCAAGCAGTTCCTGGCGCGCAAGATCCCGACCTTCGGCATCTGCCTGGGCCACCAGCTGCTGGGCCTGGCCGCGGGCGCGAAGACGCTGAAGATGAAGTTCGGCCACCACGGCGCCAACCATCCGGTGCAGGACCTGGACAGCGGCCGGGTCATGATCACCTCGCAGAACCACGGCTTCGCGGTCGACGAGACCACCCTGCCGGCCAACGTGCGGGTGATCCATCGTTCCTTGTTCGACGGCAGCAATCAGGGCATCGAGCTGACCGACGCGCCGGCCTTCAGCTTCCAGGGCCATCCGGAAGCCAGCCCCGGCCCGCACGACGTGGCGCCGCTGTTCGATCGCTTCGTGGCCAGCATGGCCGCCGCGGGGCGCGCCTCGTGA
- the dapB gene encoding 4-hydroxy-tetrahydrodipicolinate reductase, with protein sequence MTSPLRLLIHGASGRMGQALLRLAAERDDLSVAAAVARKSPAQRVVEGVPQFAASELNGVPEFDVAIDFSLPEGFDPVLALCVQRGCALVSGTTGLSSAQNQAIDAASAGIAVVWAANYSLGVAVLTELVRRAAAALPAWDCDLIEAHHTRKLDAPSGTALHLGQAVAIGRGSEPHYASLRAGDIVGEHLVQFASAGERLELIHRATNRDIFARGALEAALKLARQAPGRYRLAELMFPNL encoded by the coding sequence ATGACTAGCCCCCTGCGATTGCTGATCCACGGCGCCTCCGGGCGCATGGGCCAGGCCCTGCTGCGCCTGGCCGCCGAACGCGACGATCTGAGCGTGGCCGCCGCGGTGGCGCGCAAATCGCCGGCGCAGCGCGTGGTCGAGGGCGTGCCGCAGTTCGCCGCCAGCGAGCTGAACGGCGTGCCCGAGTTCGACGTGGCCATCGATTTCAGCCTGCCCGAAGGCTTCGACCCGGTGCTGGCGCTGTGCGTCCAGCGCGGTTGTGCCTTGGTTTCCGGCACCACCGGCCTGTCCTCGGCGCAGAACCAGGCCATCGATGCGGCCTCGGCCGGCATCGCCGTGGTCTGGGCGGCCAATTACAGCCTGGGCGTGGCGGTGCTGACCGAACTGGTGCGCCGCGCCGCCGCCGCGCTGCCGGCCTGGGACTGCGACCTGATCGAGGCCCACCACACCCGCAAGCTGGACGCGCCCTCGGGCACGGCCCTGCACCTGGGCCAGGCGGTGGCGATCGGCCGCGGCAGCGAGCCGCATTACGCCAGCCTGCGCGCGGGCGACATCGTCGGCGAGCACCTGGTGCAGTTCGCCAGCGCCGGCGAGCGCCTGGAGCTGATCCACCGCGCCACCAACCGCGACATCTTCGCCCGCGGCGCGCTGGAGGCGGCGCTGAAGCTGGCCCGGCAGGCGCCGGGGCGCTACCGGCTGGCGGAGCTGATGTTCCCGAATCTGTAG
- a CDS encoding ankyrin repeat domain-containing protein: MRRWLGLIALGASLLGVNVAGARVPAAERIFAGEQLPLAQAIARGRVDEVRRLAAALDVPTLNRPGAQDMTLLFFALQHAFGEQPTGLQVLGALVAAGADPLQPVPELGSAAGVSLRAKSPLYLRALLDAGLNADAAPGDRPLLFDAVEAQGTEFAALLLERGARINRHDRLGNTALMHALTYQRLDTVDWLLERGAEPEFVNINGVSFAGQLQFQIVRQQDGSPAQRKLLAIRDRLVARGLRWPPLSRDSEQARMRERGQEPGRLLPAE, translated from the coding sequence ATGCGTCGCTGGCTGGGTCTGATCGCGCTGGGCGCCTCGCTGCTGGGCGTCAACGTCGCCGGCGCGCGCGTGCCGGCCGCCGAGCGCATCTTCGCCGGCGAGCAACTGCCGCTGGCTCAGGCGATCGCGCGCGGTCGCGTGGACGAGGTGCGACGCCTGGCGGCCGCGCTCGACGTCCCCACGCTCAATCGTCCCGGCGCGCAGGACATGACCCTGTTGTTCTTCGCCCTGCAGCACGCCTTCGGCGAGCAGCCCACCGGCCTGCAGGTGCTGGGCGCGCTGGTCGCCGCTGGCGCCGATCCGCTGCAGCCGGTGCCCGAACTGGGCAGCGCGGCCGGCGTGTCGCTGCGCGCCAAGAGCCCGCTGTACCTGCGCGCGTTGCTCGACGCCGGCTTGAACGCGGACGCGGCGCCCGGCGACCGGCCGCTGCTGTTCGACGCGGTGGAGGCGCAGGGTACGGAATTCGCCGCGCTGCTGCTGGAGCGCGGCGCGCGCATTAACCGCCACGACCGCCTGGGCAATACCGCGCTGATGCATGCGCTGACCTATCAGCGCCTGGACACCGTGGACTGGCTGCTAGAGCGTGGCGCCGAGCCGGAGTTCGTCAACATCAACGGCGTGTCCTTCGCCGGTCAGTTGCAGTTCCAGATCGTGCGCCAGCAGGACGGCTCGCCTGCGCAGCGCAAGCTGCTGGCGATCCGCGACCGGCTGGTCGCGCGCGGCCTGCGCTGGCCGCCGCTGTCGCGCGACAGCGAGCAAGCGCGCATGCGCGAGCGCGGGCAGGAGCCCGGGCGTCTGTTGCCGGCGGAATGA
- a CDS encoding SMI1/KNR4 family protein translates to MSRGYAWIRPLLERWGELRAQPASDWQGEFALPPDLLDFYRQIGPWGGVHHANIGPVGLDLPCGGNPVSIPPLQHLWSRQAGYRWHGLSGERLRGWKDEWLVIAHEGSHPFIYDLRSGRVYFDLAGGDWNPRLIAGDAATALGAIATVADAYTALGEDALDEDGALRPQARAQVRDALAAFLDADAARADALLQAWRWYE, encoded by the coding sequence GTGAGCCGCGGCTACGCCTGGATCCGTCCCTTGCTGGAACGCTGGGGCGAACTGCGCGCACAGCCGGCTTCGGACTGGCAGGGCGAGTTCGCGCTGCCGCCGGATTTGCTGGATTTCTATCGACAGATCGGGCCGTGGGGCGGCGTGCATCACGCCAATATCGGACCCGTCGGCCTGGACTTGCCCTGCGGCGGCAACCCGGTCTCGATCCCGCCGCTGCAGCATCTGTGGTCGCGCCAGGCCGGCTACCGCTGGCACGGGCTCAGCGGCGAGCGCCTGCGCGGCTGGAAGGACGAATGGCTGGTGATCGCGCACGAGGGCAGCCACCCCTTCATTTACGACTTGCGCAGCGGCCGGGTCTATTTCGACCTGGCCGGCGGCGACTGGAACCCGCGGCTCATCGCCGGGGATGCGGCCACCGCCTTGGGCGCGATCGCCACGGTCGCCGACGCCTACACCGCGCTGGGCGAGGACGCCCTGGACGAAGACGGCGCCTTGCGCCCGCAGGCGCGCGCCCAGGTGCGCGACGCATTGGCCGCGTTTTTGGATGCCGACGCCGCGCGCGCCGACGCGCTGCTGCAGGCCTGGCGATGGTATGAATGA
- a CDS encoding DUF3857 domain-containing transglutaminase family protein gives MQLATLRLCAAICLALAAAGATAPASAQAAAKPADASPAADAQDEAAPEQPLRTERRYIDYTVQPDGRYTEQREVAYKVLDPRAIEYAKRESISYSASIQELKVLEAYTLKSDGRRIAVPESNYQVETNDGREGGQPAFSDVATTSLVFPDVAVGDTVVLSYRLTGKQPLFDGHFSELDSFDAHSYQGDVRVRIDAPAAMAAQHRAWGAMKLVRDETRGDRRLLEWRYQNLKPVKNKRRDYSVRRVEQFPGFAYSSFASYGDIVRAYGQRALPKAVPTERVRKLADEIAAGKTDQRDIARALYEWVSTNIHYGGNCIGLGAVVPRDQEFVLDNRIGDCKDHATLLQALLAAKGVEATQALVNAGSVYELPDLPVVSSVNHVINYLPGMDLYLDATAKGIPFGYLPPSVAGKPVLRLDRPELKAQAPVFPGDRNRQRITTHLTVAADGSVKGKVAVDVSGIPAITMRALLREMTEEHSRDMVKNYFQGQGLVAQGRFRQDDPKPLIDRQNYDVEFEVAQMLPVPGAIPLASPFMNPMPVIGFVSDANDEVGTEVETACTGGRSEEVYRIEFPAEMKVIAVPSDLAVESGGLRYSARYQLKGNVLEANRVIEDATPGPTCTPEYNRAFRDFAKKVLPNLKAQVVYQ, from the coding sequence ATGCAACTGGCAACGCTGCGGCTGTGCGCCGCGATCTGTCTTGCGCTGGCCGCGGCCGGCGCCACGGCCCCGGCATCCGCCCAGGCCGCGGCCAAACCCGCCGATGCAAGCCCCGCCGCCGACGCCCAGGACGAGGCGGCCCCGGAACAGCCGCTACGGACCGAACGGCGCTACATCGACTACACGGTACAGCCCGACGGCCGCTACACCGAACAGCGCGAAGTGGCCTACAAGGTGCTGGACCCGCGCGCCATCGAGTACGCCAAGCGCGAGTCGATCAGCTACAGCGCCAGCATCCAGGAATTGAAGGTGCTGGAGGCCTATACGCTCAAGTCCGATGGCCGCCGCATCGCGGTGCCCGAGTCCAACTACCAGGTCGAGACCAACGACGGCCGCGAAGGCGGCCAGCCGGCGTTCTCCGACGTGGCCACTACCAGCCTGGTGTTTCCCGACGTCGCCGTGGGCGATACGGTGGTGTTGTCCTACCGCCTGACCGGCAAACAGCCGCTGTTCGACGGTCACTTCTCCGAGCTCGACAGTTTCGATGCGCACAGCTACCAGGGCGACGTGCGCGTGCGCATAGACGCGCCTGCGGCCATGGCGGCGCAGCACCGCGCCTGGGGCGCGATGAAGCTGGTGCGCGACGAAACCCGCGGCGACCGCCGCCTGCTGGAATGGCGCTACCAGAACCTAAAGCCGGTCAAGAACAAGCGCCGCGACTATTCCGTGCGCCGGGTCGAGCAGTTCCCCGGCTTCGCTTATTCCAGTTTCGCCAGCTACGGCGACATCGTGCGCGCTTACGGCCAGCGCGCGCTGCCCAAGGCCGTGCCGACCGAACGCGTGCGCAAGCTGGCCGACGAGATCGCCGCCGGCAAGACCGACCAGCGCGACATCGCGCGCGCACTGTACGAATGGGTATCGACCAACATCCATTACGGGGGCAACTGCATCGGGTTGGGCGCGGTGGTGCCGCGCGACCAGGAATTCGTGCTGGACAACCGCATCGGCGACTGCAAGGACCACGCGACCTTGCTGCAGGCCCTGCTCGCCGCCAAGGGGGTCGAGGCGACCCAGGCGCTGGTGAACGCGGGCAGCGTCTACGAGCTGCCGGACCTGCCGGTGGTGTCCAGCGTCAATCACGTGATCAATTACCTGCCGGGGATGGATCTGTATCTGGACGCGACCGCCAAGGGCATCCCGTTCGGCTATCTGCCGCCCAGTGTCGCTGGCAAGCCGGTACTGCGCTTGGACCGGCCGGAGCTCAAGGCGCAGGCGCCGGTGTTTCCCGGCGACCGCAACCGCCAGCGCATCACCACCCATCTGACCGTGGCCGCGGACGGCTCGGTGAAGGGCAAGGTGGCGGTGGACGTTTCCGGTATTCCGGCCATCACGATGCGCGCCTTGCTGCGCGAGATGACCGAAGAGCATTCGCGCGATATGGTCAAGAATTACTTCCAGGGGCAGGGTCTGGTCGCGCAAGGTCGCTTCCGCCAGGACGATCCCAAGCCGTTGATCGATCGCCAGAACTACGACGTCGAGTTCGAAGTCGCGCAGATGCTGCCGGTGCCCGGCGCCATCCCGCTGGCGTCGCCTTTCATGAACCCCATGCCGGTGATCGGCTTCGTGTCCGATGCCAACGACGAGGTCGGCACCGAGGTGGAAACCGCTTGCACCGGCGGACGCTCGGAAGAGGTGTACCGGATCGAATTTCCAGCGGAAATGAAGGTAATCGCCGTGCCTTCGGATCTGGCGGTGGAATCGGGCGGATTGCGCTACAGCGCCCGCTACCAGCTCAAGGGCAACGTGCTCGAAGCCAACCGCGTGATCGAGGACGCCACGCCGGGACCGACCTGCACGCCCGAATACAACCGCGCGTTCCGCGACTTCGCCAAGAAGGTGCTGCCGAACCTGAAGGCGCAGGTGGTGTACCAGTGA